In Accipiter gentilis chromosome 22, bAccGen1.1, whole genome shotgun sequence, the following are encoded in one genomic region:
- the NUMB gene encoding protein numb homolog isoform X4, with the protein MNKLRQSFRRKKDVYVPEASRPHQWQTDEEGVRTGKCSFPVKYLGHVEVDESRGMHICEDAVKRLKSSGKKAVKAVLWVSADGLRVVDEKTKDLIVDQTIEKVSFCAPDRNFDRAFSYICRDGTTRRWICHCFMAVKDTGERLSHAVGCAFAACLERKQKREKECGVTATFDASRTTFTREGSFRVTTATEQAEREEIMRQMPDAKAVETEVKTIAPGAAPNNTAPSSGSPTSPTAEVAASLDKEMSNPHAIPRRHAPIEQLARQGSFRGFPALSQKMSPFKRQLSLRINELPSTVQRKTDFPMKNSVPEVEGETDSISALCSQITSAFSTPSEDPFSSAPMTKPVTVVAPQSPAFQGTEWSSTSSGAASPSLFQGNHRRTPSEADRWLEEVSKTVRAQQQPTPTPAPQPLLQPPPAASQSAPAFPVSTFIAPQPVPVGVVPPMQPAFIPAQPYAVANGMTYAAPSVPVVGITPSQMVANVFGTAGHAPSAHPHQSPSLVKQQTFPQYESNSATTSPFFNPPAQHNGSAAFNGVDSGKRAAEDKHSQPPAAAPQVDPFEAQWAALESKAKQRTNPSPTNPFSSDLQKTFEIEL; encoded by the exons TACTTGGGACATGTTGAAGTGGATGAATCCAGAGGAATGCATATCTGTGAAGATGCTGTGAAGAGACTGAAATCT tctgggaagaaaGCCGTTAAAGCAGTCCTGTGGGTTTCGGCGGATGGACTCAGAGTTGTAGATGAGAAAACAAAG GATCTTATAGTTGATCAGACAATAGAGAAGGTTTCTTTCTGCGCACCAGACAGGAACTTTGACCGGGCATTCTCATACATCTGTCGAGATGGCACAACAAGACGCTGGATATGCCACTGCTTTATGGCTGTAAAGGACACG GGGGAAAGGTTGAGTCATGCCGTGGGCTGTGCATTTGCAGCATGCCTGGAGCGAAAGCAGAAGCGAGAGAAGGAGTGTGGAGTGACTGCCACCTTTGATGCCAGCAGAACCACATTCACTAGAGAGGGGTCATTCAGGGTCACTACAGCTACTGAacaagcagagagagaggaaattATGAGACAGATGCCGGATGCTAAAG CAGTggaaacagaagtgaaaacaaTAGCACCAGGTGCTGCACCAAACAATACTGCCCCCTCTTCTGGCTCACCAACCTCTCCTACTGCTGAAGTTGCTGCCTCTCTGGATAAAGAAATGAGCAATCCCCACGCTATTCCACGGAGGCATGCCCCTATAGAACAGCTTGCCAGGCAAGGGTCTTTCAGGGGCTTCCCTGCCCTTAGCCAAAAGATGTCTCCTTTTAAACGCCAGTTGTCTTTGCGAATAAATGAGCTGCCTTCAACGGTGCAAAGGAAGACCGATTTCCCCATGAAAAACTCAG tCCCTGAGGTAGAAGGGGAAACAGACAGCATTAGTGCCCTGTGCTCTCAGATCACCAGTGCTTTCAGCACACCATCAGAAGATCCCTTCTCTTCGGCCCCCATGACAAAACCAGTGACAGTAGTCGCACCACAGTCTCCTGCCTTTCAAG GCACTGAATGGAGCAGCACCTCctcaggtgcagcctcaccaagTCTCTTCCAAGGAAATCACAGACGTACTCCCTCAGAGGCAGACCGCTGGTTGGAAGAGGTCTCAAAGACTGTCAGAGCCCAACAGCAGccaaccccaaccccagccccacagccactactccagcctcctccagcagcttccCAGTCAGCACCAGCCTTCCCGGTTagcaccttcattgcgcctcagCCTGTGCCGGTGGGTGTGGTACCACCCATGCAGCCAGCATTTATTCCGGCTCAGCCCTATGCTGTAGCAAACGGGATGACCTATGCAGCCCCAAGCGTACCTGTGGTTGGAATCACACCTTCCCAGATGGTAGCCAACGTCTTTGGTACTGCAGGCCACGCTCCGTCAGCCCATCCGCATCAGTCACCCAGTCTTGTCAAACAGCAGACGTTCCCTCAGTATGAAAGCAACAGTGCTACGACCAGCCCTTTCTTCAATCCACCTGCGCAGCACAATGGCTCTGCAGCTTTCAATGGAGTTGACAGTGGCAAACGGGCTGCAGAGGACAAGCATTCGCAGCCTCCCGCAGCTGCTCCGCAGGTAGACCCGTTTGAAGCACAGTGGGCAGCGCTAGAGAGCAAGGCAAAGCAGCGCACTAATCCCTCTCCAACTAACCCCTTCTCAAGTGATTTACAGAAGACATTTGAGATTGAACTTTAA
- the NUMB gene encoding protein numb homolog isoform X2, giving the protein MNKLRQSFRRKKDVYVPEASRPHQWQTDEEGVRTGKCSFPVKYLGHVEVDESRGMHICEDAVKRLKSSGKKAVKAVLWVSADGLRVVDEKTKDLIVDQTIEKVSFCAPDRNFDRAFSYICRDGTTRRWICHCFMAVKDTGERLSHAVGCAFAACLERKQKREKECGVTATFDASRTTFTREGSFRVTTATEQAEREEIMRQMPDAKAVETEVKTIAPGAAPNNTAPSSGSPTSPTAEVAASLDKEMSNPHAIPRRHAPIEQLARQGSFRGFPALSQKMSPFKRQLSLRINELPSTVQRKTDFPMKNSVPEVEGETDSISALCSQITSAFSTPSEDPFSSAPMTKPVTVVAPQSPAFQVNGTASAFCVLAAKPSQAAVVSTAMPVRETNPWAHAPAANTGAAAMVAGTEWSSTSSGAASPSLFQGNHRRTPSEADRWLEEVSKTVRAQQQPTPTPAPQPLLQPPPAASQSAPAFPVSTFIAPQPVPVGVVPPMQPAFIPAQPYAVANGMTYAAPSVPVVGITPSQMVANVFGTAGHAPSAHPHQSPSLVKQQTFPQYESNSATTSPFFNPPAQHNGSAAFNGVDSGKRAAEDKHSQPPAAAPQVDPFEAQWAALESKAKQRTNPSPTNPFSSDLQKTFEIEL; this is encoded by the exons TACTTGGGACATGTTGAAGTGGATGAATCCAGAGGAATGCATATCTGTGAAGATGCTGTGAAGAGACTGAAATCT tctgggaagaaaGCCGTTAAAGCAGTCCTGTGGGTTTCGGCGGATGGACTCAGAGTTGTAGATGAGAAAACAAAG GATCTTATAGTTGATCAGACAATAGAGAAGGTTTCTTTCTGCGCACCAGACAGGAACTTTGACCGGGCATTCTCATACATCTGTCGAGATGGCACAACAAGACGCTGGATATGCCACTGCTTTATGGCTGTAAAGGACACG GGGGAAAGGTTGAGTCATGCCGTGGGCTGTGCATTTGCAGCATGCCTGGAGCGAAAGCAGAAGCGAGAGAAGGAGTGTGGAGTGACTGCCACCTTTGATGCCAGCAGAACCACATTCACTAGAGAGGGGTCATTCAGGGTCACTACAGCTACTGAacaagcagagagagaggaaattATGAGACAGATGCCGGATGCTAAAG CAGTggaaacagaagtgaaaacaaTAGCACCAGGTGCTGCACCAAACAATACTGCCCCCTCTTCTGGCTCACCAACCTCTCCTACTGCTGAAGTTGCTGCCTCTCTGGATAAAGAAATGAGCAATCCCCACGCTATTCCACGGAGGCATGCCCCTATAGAACAGCTTGCCAGGCAAGGGTCTTTCAGGGGCTTCCCTGCCCTTAGCCAAAAGATGTCTCCTTTTAAACGCCAGTTGTCTTTGCGAATAAATGAGCTGCCTTCAACGGTGCAAAGGAAGACCGATTTCCCCATGAAAAACTCAG tCCCTGAGGTAGAAGGGGAAACAGACAGCATTAGTGCCCTGTGCTCTCAGATCACCAGTGCTTTCAGCACACCATCAGAAGATCCCTTCTCTTCGGCCCCCATGACAAAACCAGTGACAGTAGTCGCACCACAGTCTCCTGCCTTTCAAG TTAATGGCACTGCCTCTGCCTTCTGTGTGCTTGCTGCTAAACCATCCCAAGCTGCTGTAGTGTCCACAGCTATGCCAGTTCGTGAAACCAATCCTTGGGCTCATGCTCCTGCTGCTAATACTGGAGCTGCAGCCATGGTTGCTG GCACTGAATGGAGCAGCACCTCctcaggtgcagcctcaccaagTCTCTTCCAAGGAAATCACAGACGTACTCCCTCAGAGGCAGACCGCTGGTTGGAAGAGGTCTCAAAGACTGTCAGAGCCCAACAGCAGccaaccccaaccccagccccacagccactactccagcctcctccagcagcttccCAGTCAGCACCAGCCTTCCCGGTTagcaccttcattgcgcctcagCCTGTGCCGGTGGGTGTGGTACCACCCATGCAGCCAGCATTTATTCCGGCTCAGCCCTATGCTGTAGCAAACGGGATGACCTATGCAGCCCCAAGCGTACCTGTGGTTGGAATCACACCTTCCCAGATGGTAGCCAACGTCTTTGGTACTGCAGGCCACGCTCCGTCAGCCCATCCGCATCAGTCACCCAGTCTTGTCAAACAGCAGACGTTCCCTCAGTATGAAAGCAACAGTGCTACGACCAGCCCTTTCTTCAATCCACCTGCGCAGCACAATGGCTCTGCAGCTTTCAATGGAGTTGACAGTGGCAAACGGGCTGCAGAGGACAAGCATTCGCAGCCTCCCGCAGCTGCTCCGCAGGTAGACCCGTTTGAAGCACAGTGGGCAGCGCTAGAGAGCAAGGCAAAGCAGCGCACTAATCCCTCTCCAACTAACCCCTTCTCAAGTGATTTACAGAAGACATTTGAGATTGAACTTTAA
- the NUMB gene encoding protein numb homolog isoform X5, translated as MNKLRQSFRRKKDVYVPEASRPHQWQTDEEGVRTGKCSFPVKYLGHVEVDESRGMHICEDAVKRLKSSGKKAVKAVLWVSADGLRVVDEKTKDLIVDQTIEKVSFCAPDRNFDRAFSYICRDGTTRRWICHCFMAVKDTGERLSHAVGCAFAACLERKQKREKECGVTATFDASRTTFTREGSFRVTTATEQAEREEIMRQMPDAKVETEVKTIAPGAAPNNTAPSSGSPTSPTAEVAASLDKEMSNPHAIPRRHAPIEQLARQGSFRGFPALSQKMSPFKRQLSLRINELPSTVQRKTDFPMKNSVPEVEGETDSISALCSQITSAFSTPSEDPFSSAPMTKPVTVVAPQSPAFQGTEWSSTSSGAASPSLFQGNHRRTPSEADRWLEEVSKTVRAQQQPTPTPAPQPLLQPPPAASQSAPAFPVSTFIAPQPVPVGVVPPMQPAFIPAQPYAVANGMTYAAPSVPVVGITPSQMVANVFGTAGHAPSAHPHQSPSLVKQQTFPQYESNSATTSPFFNPPAQHNGSAAFNGVDSGKRAAEDKHSQPPAAAPQVDPFEAQWAALESKAKQRTNPSPTNPFSSDLQKTFEIEL; from the exons TACTTGGGACATGTTGAAGTGGATGAATCCAGAGGAATGCATATCTGTGAAGATGCTGTGAAGAGACTGAAATCT tctgggaagaaaGCCGTTAAAGCAGTCCTGTGGGTTTCGGCGGATGGACTCAGAGTTGTAGATGAGAAAACAAAG GATCTTATAGTTGATCAGACAATAGAGAAGGTTTCTTTCTGCGCACCAGACAGGAACTTTGACCGGGCATTCTCATACATCTGTCGAGATGGCACAACAAGACGCTGGATATGCCACTGCTTTATGGCTGTAAAGGACACG GGGGAAAGGTTGAGTCATGCCGTGGGCTGTGCATTTGCAGCATGCCTGGAGCGAAAGCAGAAGCGAGAGAAGGAGTGTGGAGTGACTGCCACCTTTGATGCCAGCAGAACCACATTCACTAGAGAGGGGTCATTCAGGGTCACTACAGCTACTGAacaagcagagagagaggaaattATGAGACAGATGCCGGATGCTAAAG TggaaacagaagtgaaaacaaTAGCACCAGGTGCTGCACCAAACAATACTGCCCCCTCTTCTGGCTCACCAACCTCTCCTACTGCTGAAGTTGCTGCCTCTCTGGATAAAGAAATGAGCAATCCCCACGCTATTCCACGGAGGCATGCCCCTATAGAACAGCTTGCCAGGCAAGGGTCTTTCAGGGGCTTCCCTGCCCTTAGCCAAAAGATGTCTCCTTTTAAACGCCAGTTGTCTTTGCGAATAAATGAGCTGCCTTCAACGGTGCAAAGGAAGACCGATTTCCCCATGAAAAACTCAG tCCCTGAGGTAGAAGGGGAAACAGACAGCATTAGTGCCCTGTGCTCTCAGATCACCAGTGCTTTCAGCACACCATCAGAAGATCCCTTCTCTTCGGCCCCCATGACAAAACCAGTGACAGTAGTCGCACCACAGTCTCCTGCCTTTCAAG GCACTGAATGGAGCAGCACCTCctcaggtgcagcctcaccaagTCTCTTCCAAGGAAATCACAGACGTACTCCCTCAGAGGCAGACCGCTGGTTGGAAGAGGTCTCAAAGACTGTCAGAGCCCAACAGCAGccaaccccaaccccagccccacagccactactccagcctcctccagcagcttccCAGTCAGCACCAGCCTTCCCGGTTagcaccttcattgcgcctcagCCTGTGCCGGTGGGTGTGGTACCACCCATGCAGCCAGCATTTATTCCGGCTCAGCCCTATGCTGTAGCAAACGGGATGACCTATGCAGCCCCAAGCGTACCTGTGGTTGGAATCACACCTTCCCAGATGGTAGCCAACGTCTTTGGTACTGCAGGCCACGCTCCGTCAGCCCATCCGCATCAGTCACCCAGTCTTGTCAAACAGCAGACGTTCCCTCAGTATGAAAGCAACAGTGCTACGACCAGCCCTTTCTTCAATCCACCTGCGCAGCACAATGGCTCTGCAGCTTTCAATGGAGTTGACAGTGGCAAACGGGCTGCAGAGGACAAGCATTCGCAGCCTCCCGCAGCTGCTCCGCAGGTAGACCCGTTTGAAGCACAGTGGGCAGCGCTAGAGAGCAAGGCAAAGCAGCGCACTAATCCCTCTCCAACTAACCCCTTCTCAAGTGATTTACAGAAGACATTTGAGATTGAACTTTAA
- the NUMB gene encoding protein numb homolog isoform X3 gives MNKLRQSFRRKKDVYVPEASRPHQWQTDEEGVRTGKCSFPVKYLGHVEVDESRGMHICEDAVKRLKSSGKKAVKAVLWVSADGLRVVDEKTKDLIVDQTIEKVSFCAPDRNFDRAFSYICRDGTTRRWICHCFMAVKDTGERLSHAVGCAFAACLERKQKREKECGVTATFDASRTTFTREGSFRVTTATEQAEREEIMRQMPDAKVETEVKTIAPGAAPNNTAPSSGSPTSPTAEVAASLDKEMSNPHAIPRRHAPIEQLARQGSFRGFPALSQKMSPFKRQLSLRINELPSTVQRKTDFPMKNSVPEVEGETDSISALCSQITSAFSTPSEDPFSSAPMTKPVTVVAPQSPAFQVNGTASAFCVLAAKPSQAAVVSTAMPVRETNPWAHAPAANTGAAAMVAGTEWSSTSSGAASPSLFQGNHRRTPSEADRWLEEVSKTVRAQQQPTPTPAPQPLLQPPPAASQSAPAFPVSTFIAPQPVPVGVVPPMQPAFIPAQPYAVANGMTYAAPSVPVVGITPSQMVANVFGTAGHAPSAHPHQSPSLVKQQTFPQYESNSATTSPFFNPPAQHNGSAAFNGVDSGKRAAEDKHSQPPAAAPQVDPFEAQWAALESKAKQRTNPSPTNPFSSDLQKTFEIEL, from the exons TACTTGGGACATGTTGAAGTGGATGAATCCAGAGGAATGCATATCTGTGAAGATGCTGTGAAGAGACTGAAATCT tctgggaagaaaGCCGTTAAAGCAGTCCTGTGGGTTTCGGCGGATGGACTCAGAGTTGTAGATGAGAAAACAAAG GATCTTATAGTTGATCAGACAATAGAGAAGGTTTCTTTCTGCGCACCAGACAGGAACTTTGACCGGGCATTCTCATACATCTGTCGAGATGGCACAACAAGACGCTGGATATGCCACTGCTTTATGGCTGTAAAGGACACG GGGGAAAGGTTGAGTCATGCCGTGGGCTGTGCATTTGCAGCATGCCTGGAGCGAAAGCAGAAGCGAGAGAAGGAGTGTGGAGTGACTGCCACCTTTGATGCCAGCAGAACCACATTCACTAGAGAGGGGTCATTCAGGGTCACTACAGCTACTGAacaagcagagagagaggaaattATGAGACAGATGCCGGATGCTAAAG TggaaacagaagtgaaaacaaTAGCACCAGGTGCTGCACCAAACAATACTGCCCCCTCTTCTGGCTCACCAACCTCTCCTACTGCTGAAGTTGCTGCCTCTCTGGATAAAGAAATGAGCAATCCCCACGCTATTCCACGGAGGCATGCCCCTATAGAACAGCTTGCCAGGCAAGGGTCTTTCAGGGGCTTCCCTGCCCTTAGCCAAAAGATGTCTCCTTTTAAACGCCAGTTGTCTTTGCGAATAAATGAGCTGCCTTCAACGGTGCAAAGGAAGACCGATTTCCCCATGAAAAACTCAG tCCCTGAGGTAGAAGGGGAAACAGACAGCATTAGTGCCCTGTGCTCTCAGATCACCAGTGCTTTCAGCACACCATCAGAAGATCCCTTCTCTTCGGCCCCCATGACAAAACCAGTGACAGTAGTCGCACCACAGTCTCCTGCCTTTCAAG TTAATGGCACTGCCTCTGCCTTCTGTGTGCTTGCTGCTAAACCATCCCAAGCTGCTGTAGTGTCCACAGCTATGCCAGTTCGTGAAACCAATCCTTGGGCTCATGCTCCTGCTGCTAATACTGGAGCTGCAGCCATGGTTGCTG GCACTGAATGGAGCAGCACCTCctcaggtgcagcctcaccaagTCTCTTCCAAGGAAATCACAGACGTACTCCCTCAGAGGCAGACCGCTGGTTGGAAGAGGTCTCAAAGACTGTCAGAGCCCAACAGCAGccaaccccaaccccagccccacagccactactccagcctcctccagcagcttccCAGTCAGCACCAGCCTTCCCGGTTagcaccttcattgcgcctcagCCTGTGCCGGTGGGTGTGGTACCACCCATGCAGCCAGCATTTATTCCGGCTCAGCCCTATGCTGTAGCAAACGGGATGACCTATGCAGCCCCAAGCGTACCTGTGGTTGGAATCACACCTTCCCAGATGGTAGCCAACGTCTTTGGTACTGCAGGCCACGCTCCGTCAGCCCATCCGCATCAGTCACCCAGTCTTGTCAAACAGCAGACGTTCCCTCAGTATGAAAGCAACAGTGCTACGACCAGCCCTTTCTTCAATCCACCTGCGCAGCACAATGGCTCTGCAGCTTTCAATGGAGTTGACAGTGGCAAACGGGCTGCAGAGGACAAGCATTCGCAGCCTCCCGCAGCTGCTCCGCAGGTAGACCCGTTTGAAGCACAGTGGGCAGCGCTAGAGAGCAAGGCAAAGCAGCGCACTAATCCCTCTCCAACTAACCCCTTCTCAAGTGATTTACAGAAGACATTTGAGATTGAACTTTAA
- the NUMB gene encoding protein numb homolog isoform X1, with protein sequence MNKLRQSFRRKKDVYVPEASRPHQWQTDEEGVRTGKCSFPVKYLGHVEVDESRGMHICEDAVKRLKSERKFFKGFFGKSGKKAVKAVLWVSADGLRVVDEKTKDLIVDQTIEKVSFCAPDRNFDRAFSYICRDGTTRRWICHCFMAVKDTGERLSHAVGCAFAACLERKQKREKECGVTATFDASRTTFTREGSFRVTTATEQAEREEIMRQMPDAKAVETEVKTIAPGAAPNNTAPSSGSPTSPTAEVAASLDKEMSNPHAIPRRHAPIEQLARQGSFRGFPALSQKMSPFKRQLSLRINELPSTVQRKTDFPMKNSVPEVEGETDSISALCSQITSAFSTPSEDPFSSAPMTKPVTVVAPQSPAFQVNGTASAFCVLAAKPSQAAVVSTAMPVRETNPWAHAPAANTGAAAMVAGTEWSSTSSGAASPSLFQGNHRRTPSEADRWLEEVSKTVRAQQQPTPTPAPQPLLQPPPAASQSAPAFPVSTFIAPQPVPVGVVPPMQPAFIPAQPYAVANGMTYAAPSVPVVGITPSQMVANVFGTAGHAPSAHPHQSPSLVKQQTFPQYESNSATTSPFFNPPAQHNGSAAFNGVDSGKRAAEDKHSQPPAAAPQVDPFEAQWAALESKAKQRTNPSPTNPFSSDLQKTFEIEL encoded by the exons TACTTGGGACATGTTGAAGTGGATGAATCCAGAGGAATGCATATCTGTGAAGATGCTGTGAAGAGACTGAAATCT GAAAGGAAGTTCTTCAAAGGCTTCTTTGGAAAA tctgggaagaaaGCCGTTAAAGCAGTCCTGTGGGTTTCGGCGGATGGACTCAGAGTTGTAGATGAGAAAACAAAG GATCTTATAGTTGATCAGACAATAGAGAAGGTTTCTTTCTGCGCACCAGACAGGAACTTTGACCGGGCATTCTCATACATCTGTCGAGATGGCACAACAAGACGCTGGATATGCCACTGCTTTATGGCTGTAAAGGACACG GGGGAAAGGTTGAGTCATGCCGTGGGCTGTGCATTTGCAGCATGCCTGGAGCGAAAGCAGAAGCGAGAGAAGGAGTGTGGAGTGACTGCCACCTTTGATGCCAGCAGAACCACATTCACTAGAGAGGGGTCATTCAGGGTCACTACAGCTACTGAacaagcagagagagaggaaattATGAGACAGATGCCGGATGCTAAAG CAGTggaaacagaagtgaaaacaaTAGCACCAGGTGCTGCACCAAACAATACTGCCCCCTCTTCTGGCTCACCAACCTCTCCTACTGCTGAAGTTGCTGCCTCTCTGGATAAAGAAATGAGCAATCCCCACGCTATTCCACGGAGGCATGCCCCTATAGAACAGCTTGCCAGGCAAGGGTCTTTCAGGGGCTTCCCTGCCCTTAGCCAAAAGATGTCTCCTTTTAAACGCCAGTTGTCTTTGCGAATAAATGAGCTGCCTTCAACGGTGCAAAGGAAGACCGATTTCCCCATGAAAAACTCAG tCCCTGAGGTAGAAGGGGAAACAGACAGCATTAGTGCCCTGTGCTCTCAGATCACCAGTGCTTTCAGCACACCATCAGAAGATCCCTTCTCTTCGGCCCCCATGACAAAACCAGTGACAGTAGTCGCACCACAGTCTCCTGCCTTTCAAG TTAATGGCACTGCCTCTGCCTTCTGTGTGCTTGCTGCTAAACCATCCCAAGCTGCTGTAGTGTCCACAGCTATGCCAGTTCGTGAAACCAATCCTTGGGCTCATGCTCCTGCTGCTAATACTGGAGCTGCAGCCATGGTTGCTG GCACTGAATGGAGCAGCACCTCctcaggtgcagcctcaccaagTCTCTTCCAAGGAAATCACAGACGTACTCCCTCAGAGGCAGACCGCTGGTTGGAAGAGGTCTCAAAGACTGTCAGAGCCCAACAGCAGccaaccccaaccccagccccacagccactactccagcctcctccagcagcttccCAGTCAGCACCAGCCTTCCCGGTTagcaccttcattgcgcctcagCCTGTGCCGGTGGGTGTGGTACCACCCATGCAGCCAGCATTTATTCCGGCTCAGCCCTATGCTGTAGCAAACGGGATGACCTATGCAGCCCCAAGCGTACCTGTGGTTGGAATCACACCTTCCCAGATGGTAGCCAACGTCTTTGGTACTGCAGGCCACGCTCCGTCAGCCCATCCGCATCAGTCACCCAGTCTTGTCAAACAGCAGACGTTCCCTCAGTATGAAAGCAACAGTGCTACGACCAGCCCTTTCTTCAATCCACCTGCGCAGCACAATGGCTCTGCAGCTTTCAATGGAGTTGACAGTGGCAAACGGGCTGCAGAGGACAAGCATTCGCAGCCTCCCGCAGCTGCTCCGCAGGTAGACCCGTTTGAAGCACAGTGGGCAGCGCTAGAGAGCAAGGCAAAGCAGCGCACTAATCCCTCTCCAACTAACCCCTTCTCAAGTGATTTACAGAAGACATTTGAGATTGAACTTTAA